One genomic region from Streptomyces sp. Li-HN-5-11 encodes:
- a CDS encoding NAD(P)H-quinone oxidoreductase codes for MHAITIPEPGGPDALVWDEVPDPVPGEGEVLVDVVASAVNRADILQRQGFYNPPPGASRYPGLECSGRIAALGAGVSGWAVGDEVCALLAGGGYAEKVVVPAGQLLPVPEGVDLRQAAALPEVTCTVWSNVFMVAHLRPGETLLVHGGSSGIGTMAIQLAKAAGAKVAVTAGTKEKLDYCAELGADVLINYREQDFVEEIKQATDGAGADVILDNMGAKYLDPNVRALAVNGRLAIIGMQGGVKAELNIGALLGKRAAISATSLRARPLGEKAAIVAAVREHVWPLFADGRIRPVVDRDLSMNDAAAAHRIVEDSGHIGKVLLVVP; via the coding sequence ATGCATGCGATCACGATTCCCGAACCTGGTGGACCTGACGCGTTGGTGTGGGACGAGGTGCCGGACCCGGTGCCCGGCGAGGGGGAGGTGCTGGTCGATGTGGTGGCCAGCGCCGTCAACCGGGCCGACATCCTGCAGCGGCAGGGCTTCTACAACCCGCCCCCCGGCGCCTCCCGGTACCCCGGCCTGGAATGCTCCGGACGCATCGCCGCCCTCGGTGCCGGCGTGTCCGGCTGGGCGGTGGGTGACGAGGTGTGCGCGCTGCTCGCGGGCGGCGGTTATGCCGAGAAGGTCGTCGTCCCGGCGGGCCAGCTGCTGCCCGTTCCCGAGGGCGTCGACCTCAGGCAGGCCGCGGCGCTGCCCGAGGTGACCTGCACCGTGTGGTCGAACGTCTTCATGGTGGCCCACCTGCGTCCCGGCGAGACCCTGCTCGTGCACGGTGGCTCCAGTGGTATCGGCACCATGGCGATCCAGCTCGCCAAGGCCGCCGGAGCGAAGGTCGCCGTCACGGCCGGCACCAAGGAGAAGCTCGACTACTGCGCGGAACTGGGCGCCGACGTTCTGATCAACTACCGCGAGCAGGACTTCGTCGAGGAGATCAAACAGGCGACGGACGGTGCCGGTGCCGACGTGATCCTCGACAACATGGGCGCCAAGTACCTGGACCCCAACGTCCGGGCCCTGGCCGTCAACGGCCGGCTCGCGATCATCGGTATGCAGGGCGGCGTCAAGGCCGAGCTGAACATCGGCGCCCTGCTCGGCAAGCGGGCCGCGATCAGCGCTACCTCGCTGCGAGCCCGACCGCTCGGCGAGAAGGCGGCCATCGTCGCGGCCGTGCGCGAGCACGTGTGGCCCTTGTTCGCCGACGGGCGGATCCGGCCGGTCGTCGACCGTGACCTGTCGATGAACGACGCCGCTGCGGCGCACCGGATCGTGGAGGACAGCGGCCACATCGGCAAGGTGCTGTTGGTGGTGCCCTGA